From a single Parambassis ranga chromosome 2, fParRan2.1, whole genome shotgun sequence genomic region:
- the LOC114428116 gene encoding kinesin-like protein KIF21A isoform X2 gives MTSGADESSVRVALRIRPQLAKEKIEGCHICTYVMPGEPQVVLGKDKAFTYDYVFDMDTQQEAIYTHCTESLIEGCFEGYNATIFAYGQTGSGKTYTMGTGFDVNIGEEELGIIPRAVNHLFRGIEERRQAATEQGRPVPEFKINAQFLELYNEEVLDLFDTTRDLEARRQKSNIKIHEDANGGIYTVGVTTRTVASAAEMIQCLKLGALSRTTASTQMNVQSSRSHAIFTIHLCQVRVCSPDNNDNVTDNRLANDSEIDEFETLTAKFHFVDLAGSERLKRTGATGDRAKEGISINCGLLALGNVISALGDRSKRSTHVPYRDSKLTRLLQDSLGGNSQTVMIACISPSDRDFMETLNTLKYANRARNIKNKVTVNQDRASQQISALRTEIARLQMELMEYKTGKRMVGEDGMEGINDLVHENSMLQTENNNLRVRVKAMQETIDAQRARLTQILTDQANQTLAKAGEGNEEIGNMIQNYIKEIEELRAKLLESEAVNENLRKNLSRASTRSSLYGGPSSFSPALLAPEKDAIDVIEMAKKDLEKLKKKEKKKKKRLRRYEENLHHEVENASVIKEEFPDNEHERGSEEAEAEGSEHEETEDADGEEEDFDIAGEYTSDESDSEELEEKDNVQADLANITCEIAIKQKLIDELENSQRRLHTLKQQYEQKLMMLQNKIKDTQLERDKVLHNMGSVESGSEEKAKRIKVEYEKKLSSMNKELQKLQSAQKEHARLLKNQSQYEKQLKKLQQDVTEMKKTKVALMRQMKDQQERNRAAECRRNREIATLKKDQRRAEHQLKQMEAQKKQQELILRRKNEEVTALRRQVRPVSGKVSRKVAESPQDSSHRSIPGRLQPSSASSSNGARSSPRRMGSIYLNRTARAKWQSLERRVSDIIMQRMTISNMEMDMNRLLKQREELTRRRERVSRKREKMAVDGADADRSLASLNEELESVSANIDYINDSIADCQANIMQMEEAKEEGDTVDVTAVISSCNLSETRFLLDHFINMAINKGLQAAQKDSQLKVMEGRLKQTEINSATQNQLLFHMLKEKAEINPELDALLGSALQAENGDDSSSDESTQSPATEGSTLASDLMKLCGESRQRSKARRRTTTQMELLYASSGDLSCESPTGEFSAPLLPLTERLEGSADMQGHVARQNPDLEQTISPSALSARPAGISGARSPTGTERKHLERSPLNRRKMQEKGSTVSHVPPPAHTPSATTPETKTKTTDYKSVSDDSPVFEGHRGVINPVMPPKNSRGTKLQCVYVAEGHTKPVLCVDATDDLLFTGSKDRTCKVWNLVTGQEIMSLSDHPSSVVSVRYTSSLVFTVSTAYIKVWDIRDCAKCIRTLTSSGQVGSGDTCSSVRSLTIPPGESQINQIALNPSGTFLYAAAGNAVRMWDLRKFVSTGKLTGHLGPVLSLTVDKLGNGQDIVLTGSKDHHVKMFEVTECAQGSVSSSHTFDPSHQDSVESLAMHGDIFYSSSRDSYIKKWDLASKKMLQSVSAQADWVSALGVVPGAPVLLGGCRGGLLRLWHTDSLVALGEVQGHDSPINGLATNSSQLFTASDDRTVKVWEAKGSLEEGIH, from the exons GATCCGTCCTCAGCTGGCCAAAGAAAAGATTGAGGGCTGTCACATCTGTACCTATGTGATGCCTGGAGAGCCGCAGGTGGTCCTGGGTAAAGATAAGGCCTTCACCTATGACTACGTCTTCGACATGGAcacccagcaggaagccatctACACCCACTGCACTGAGAGTCTCATCGAGGGCTGTTTTGAGGGTTACAATGCAACCATCTTTGCATACGGACAG ACTGGTTCAGGGAAGACCTACACCATGGGAACTGGTTTCGATGTCAATATTGGAGAAGAGGAGTTGGGCATCATTCCCCGGGCTGTCAACCACCTGTTCAGAGGGATTGAGGAGCGAAGACAGGCCGCCACAGAGCAGGGCAGGCCTGTTCCCGAGTTCAAGATCAACGCACAGTTCCTGGAG CTCTACAACGAGGAGGTGCTGGATTTGTTTGACACCACTCGAGATCTCGAGGCCAGAAGGCAGAAATCCAACATCAAAATCCACGAGGATGCCAACGGAGGCATCTACACTGTCGGGGTCACCACCCGCACCGTCGCCTCCGCAGCTGAG ATGATACAGTGTCTGAAGCTGGGTGCTCTGTCTCGTACCACCGCCAGCACCCAGATGAACGTCCAGAGTTCGCGCTCCCACGCCATCTTCACCATCCACCTGTGCCAAGTGCGAGTCTGCTCTCCTGATAACAAT GATAATGTAACAGATAACCGTCTCGCTAACGATTCAGAGATTGATGAGTTTGAGACCCTGACAGCCAAGTTCCACTTTGTGGACCTGGCTGGTTCTGAGAGACTGAAGAGAACTGGAGCTACGGGGGATAGGGCTAAGGAGGGCATCTCGATCAACTGTGGACTG CTTGCCCTGGGAAATGTCATCAGTGCTTTGGGAGACAGGAGTAAACGCTCCACCCACGTGCCTTACAGAGACTCCAAACTGACCCGGCTGTTACAGGACTCACTGGGTGGCAACAG TCAAACAGTGATGATCGCCTGTATCAGCCCATCTGATCGGGACTTTATGGAGACCTTGAACACCCTTAAGTATGCTAACCGGGCCAGAAACATCAAGAACAAGGTGACGGTGAACCAGGACAGAGCCAGCCAGCAGATCAGCGCCCTGCGGACAGAGATAGCACGACTacagatggagctgatggagtaCAAGACG GGAAAGCGTATGGTGGGAGAAGATGGGATGGAGGGCATCAATGATTTGGTCCACGAGAACTccatgctgcagacagagaacaacaacctgagagtgagagtgaaggCCATGCAAGAGACCATCGACGCCCAGAGAGCCAGACTCACACAAATCCTAAccgaccaggccaaccagactctGGCTAAAGCAG GTGAAGGCAATGAAGAAATTGGAAATATGATTCAGAACTACATCAAAGAAATCGAGGAGCTCAG AGCTAAACTTCTAGAGAGTGAGGCTGTAAATGAGAACCTGAGGAAGAATCTGTCCCGGGCCTCTACCCGCTCCTCGCTGTATGGCGGCCCCAGCTCCTTCTCCCCTGCTCTCCTTGCCCCTGAGAAAGATGCCATTGATGTCATTGAGATGGCCAAGAAAGACCTGGAgaaactcaagaagaaagagaaaaagaagaagaagag ACTGAGGCGATACGAGGAGAATCTCCATCATGAGGTTGAGAACGCCAG TGTAATCAAGGAGGAGTTCCCAGACAATGAGCACGAAAGAGGCAGTGAGGAGGCAGAGGCG GAGGGCAGTGAACATGAAGAAACTGAGGATGCtgatggagaagaggaggacTTTGACATTGCAGGAGAGTATACGTCCGATGAGTCAGACTCTGAAGAACTGGAGGAGAAAG ACAACGTCCAGGCCGACCTGGCCAACATCACCTGTGAGATCGCAATCAAGCAGAAGCTAATAGATGAGCTGGAGAACAGCCAGCGGCGACTACACACTCTCAAACAGCAGTACGAGCAAAAGCTGATGATGCTGCAGAACAAGATCAAGGACACACAGCTGGAAAGGGACAAGGTGCTGCACAATATgg GTTCTGTAGAGTCAGGTTCGGAGGAGAAAGCCAAACGTATCAAAGTGGAGTATGAGAAGAAGCTGAGCTCCATGAACAAAGAGCTACAGAAGCTCCAGTCAGCTCAGAAAGAGCATGCTCGGCTGCTGAAAAACCAGTCTCAGTATGAAAAACAGCTCAAGAAGCTCCAGCAGGACGTAACAGAAATGAAGAAGACCAAA GTGGCACTGATGCGTCAGATGAAAGACCAGCAGGAGAGAAACAGGGCTGCAGAgtgcaggagaaacagagagatcGCCACTCTGAAGAAAGACCAGCGCAGAGCTGAG CACCAACTGAAGCAGATGGAGGCTCAGAAGAAGCAACAGGAGCTGATCCTTCGCAGGAAAAATGAAGAG GTGACAGCTCTCAGGCGCCAGGTGAGACCTGTGTCTGGAAAGGTTAGCCGCAAGGTAGCTGAATCTCCTCAAGACTCATCACATAGATCAATCCCAGGAAGGCTGCAGCCCTCCAGTGCAAGCTCTTCCAATGGAGCCAG GAGTTCCCCTCGGCGAATGGGGAGTATCTACCTCAACAGGACTGCAAGGGCTAAATGGCAGTCACTGGAGAGACgagtcagtgacatcatcatgcaGAGGATGACCATCTCTAACATGGAGATGGACATGAACCGCCTACTGAAG CAACGGGAGGAGCTGACCAGGCGGAGAGAGCGAGTGTCCAGGAAGAGGGAAAAGATGGCGGTGGACGGCGCAGACGCAGACCGCTCCCTGGCCTCCTTGAACGAAGAGCTGGAGTCTGTAAGCGCCAACATAGACTACATCAACGACAGCATCGCCGACTGCCAGGCCAACATCATGCAGATGGAGGAGGCCAAG gaggaaggagacacaGTAGATGTCACTGCGGTGATCAGCTCCTGTAACTTGTCAGAGACCCGCTTCCTTCTGGACCATTTTATCAATATGGCCATCAATAAG GGTCTGCAGGCAGCTCAGAAGGACTCACAGCTGAAGGTAATGGAGGGCAGGTTGAAGCAGACGGAGATAAACAGTGCCACCCAGAACCAGCTGCTGTTCCACATGCTGAAGGAGAAAGCTGAGATCAACCCAGAACTGGACGCCCTGCTGGGCAGCGCCCTGCAAG CGGAGAATggagatgacagcagcagtgacgaGTCCACCCAGAGTCCAGCCACAGAGGGCAG CACACTGGCGTCAGACTTAATGAAGTTATGTGGAGAATCCAGACAAAGAAGCAAG GCTCGAAGGCGGACCACCACCCAGATGGAGCTGCTTTACGCCAGCAGTGGGGATTTGTCCTGTGAGTCTCCCACCGGAGAGTTCTCTGCCCCTCTGCTGCCCCTCACAGAGCGCCTAGAAGGGTCGGCAGACATGCAGGGTCACGTGGCCCGTCAAAACCCTGACCTCGAGCAAACCATTTCCCCATCTGCACTGTCTGCCAGGCCAGCTGGCAT CTCAGGAGCCAGGTCACCCACAGGCACTGAAAGGAAACACCTTGAACGCTCACCGCTCAACCGCAGGAAGATGCAAGAGAAAGGGTCCACAGTGTCACATGTTCCaccccctgcacacacaccttcagctACCACACCAGAGACTAAGACTAAAACTACCGATTACAAATCAGT ATCGGATGATTCACCTGTATTTGAAGGCCACAG aggtgtgATCAACCCTGTGATGCCACCAAAGAACAGCCGGGGGACCAAGCTTCAGTGCGTTTATGTAGCCGAGGGACACACCAAACCTGTTCTCTGTGTAGATGCCACAGACGACCTGCTCTTTACTGGCTCTAAAG ACCGCACATGTAAGGTCTGGAACTTGGTGACGGGTCAGGAGATCATGTCTCTATCGGATCATCCCAGCAGTGTCGTCTCAGTCAG GTACACTTCCAGCCTCGTCTTCACTGTATCCACTGCATACATCAAAGTGTGGGACATACGAGACTGTGCTAAGTGTATCCGCACCCTCAC GTCGTCAGGCCAAGTGGGCTCTGGGGACACATGTTCCTCGGTCAGGAGTTTAACCATCCCACCCGGAGAGAGTCAGATCAACCAGATCGCTCTCAACCCTTCTGGTACCTTCCTATATGCTGCAGCTGGCAACGCTGTGCGCATGTGGGACCTCCGCAA ATTTGTGTCCACAGGGAAGTTGACCGGCCATTTGGGACCTGTCCTGAGTCTGACTGTTGATAAGTTGGGCAACGGACAGGACATTGTCCTTACTGGCTCCAAAGATCATCATGTCAAA ATGTTTGAGGTGACAGAATGTGCACAGGGCAGCGTCAGCTCCAGCCATACTTTTGACCCCTCTCATCAGGACAGTGTGGAGTCTCTGGCTATGCATGGAGACATTTTCTACAGCAGTTCCAGAGACTCTTACATTAAAAAGTGGGACCTGGCaagtaaaaaaatgttacaG TCGGTCAGTGCCCAGGCTGACTGGGTTAGCGCTCTGGGCGTCGTGCCAGGTGCCCCAGTGCTGCTCGGTGGTTGCAGAGGGGGGCTGCTGCGTCTTTGGCACACCGACTCCCTGGTAGCCCTCGGCGAGGTCCAAGGACACGACAGTCCCATCAACGGCCTGGCTACTAACAGCAGCCAACTGTTCACTGCCTCCGA TGACCGCACTGTGAAGGTTTGGGAAGCCAAAGGGTCTCTGGAGGAAGGAATTCACTGA
- the LOC114428116 gene encoding kinesin-like protein KIF21A isoform X3 — protein sequence MTSGADESSVRVALRIRPQLAKEKIEGCHICTYVMPGEPQVVLGKDKAFTYDYVFDMDTQQEAIYTHCTESLIEGCFEGYNATIFAYGQTGSGKTYTMGTGFDVNIGEEELGIIPRAVNHLFRGIEERRQAATEQGRPVPEFKINAQFLELYNEEVLDLFDTTRDLEARRQKSNIKIHEDANGGIYTVGVTTRTVASAAEMIQCLKLGALSRTTASTQMNVQSSRSHAIFTIHLCQVRVCSPDNNDNVTDNRLANDSEIDEFETLTAKFHFVDLAGSERLKRTGATGDRAKEGISINCGLLALGNVISALGDRSKRSTHVPYRDSKLTRLLQDSLGGNSQTVMIACISPSDRDFMETLNTLKYANRARNIKNKVTVNQDRASQQISALRTEIARLQMELMEYKTGKRMVGEDGMEGINDLVHENSMLQTENNNLRVRVKAMQETIDAQRARLTQILTDQANQTLAKAGEGNEEIGNMIQNYIKEIEELRAKLLESEAVNENLRKNLSRASTRSSLYGGPSSFSPALLAPEKDAIDVIEMAKKDLEKLKKKEKKKKKSVIKEEFPDNEHERGSEEAEAEGSEHEETEDADGEEEDFDIAGEYTSDESDSEELEEKDNVQADLANITCEIAIKQKLIDELENSQRRLHTLKQQYEQKLMMLQNKIKDTQLERDKVLHNMGSVESGSEEKAKRIKVEYEKKLSSMNKELQKLQSAQKEHARLLKNQSQYEKQLKKLQQDVTEMKKTKVALMRQMKDQQERNRAAECRRNREIATLKKDQRRAEHQLKQMEAQKKQQELILRRKNEEVTALRRQVRPVSGKVSRKVAESPQDSSHRSIPGRLQPSSASSSNGARSSPRRMGSIYLNRTARAKWQSLERRVSDIIMQRMTISNMEMDMNRLLKQREELTRRRERVSRKREKMAVDGADADRSLASLNEELESVSANIDYINDSIADCQANIMQMEEAKEEGDTVDVTAVISSCNLSETRFLLDHFINMAINKGLQAAQKDSQLKVMEGRLKQTEINSATQNQLLFHMLKEKAEINPELDALLGSALQELGYLSPAENGDDSSSDESTQSPATEGSTLASDLMKLCGESRQRSKARRRTTTQMELLYASSGDLSCESPTGEFSAPLLPLTERLEGSADMQGHVARQNPDLEQTISPSALSARPAGISGARSPTGTERKHLERSPLNRRKMQEKGSTVSHVPPPAHTPSATTPETKTKTTDYKSVSDDSPVFEGHRGVINPVMPPKNSRGTKLQCVYVAEGHTKPVLCVDATDDLLFTGSKDRTCKVWNLVTGQEIMSLSDHPSSVVSVRYTSSLVFTVSTAYIKVWDIRDCAKCIRTLTSSGQVGSGDTCSSVRSLTIPPGESQINQIALNPSGTFLYAAAGNAVRMWDLRKFVSTGKLTGHLGPVLSLTVDKLGNGQDIVLTGSKDHHVKMFEVTECAQGSVSSSHTFDPSHQDSVESLAMHGDIFYSSSRDSYIKKWDLASKKMLQSVSAQADWVSALGVVPGAPVLLGGCRGGLLRLWHTDSLVALGEVQGHDSPINGLATNSSQLFTASDDRTVKVWEAKGSLEEGIH from the exons GATCCGTCCTCAGCTGGCCAAAGAAAAGATTGAGGGCTGTCACATCTGTACCTATGTGATGCCTGGAGAGCCGCAGGTGGTCCTGGGTAAAGATAAGGCCTTCACCTATGACTACGTCTTCGACATGGAcacccagcaggaagccatctACACCCACTGCACTGAGAGTCTCATCGAGGGCTGTTTTGAGGGTTACAATGCAACCATCTTTGCATACGGACAG ACTGGTTCAGGGAAGACCTACACCATGGGAACTGGTTTCGATGTCAATATTGGAGAAGAGGAGTTGGGCATCATTCCCCGGGCTGTCAACCACCTGTTCAGAGGGATTGAGGAGCGAAGACAGGCCGCCACAGAGCAGGGCAGGCCTGTTCCCGAGTTCAAGATCAACGCACAGTTCCTGGAG CTCTACAACGAGGAGGTGCTGGATTTGTTTGACACCACTCGAGATCTCGAGGCCAGAAGGCAGAAATCCAACATCAAAATCCACGAGGATGCCAACGGAGGCATCTACACTGTCGGGGTCACCACCCGCACCGTCGCCTCCGCAGCTGAG ATGATACAGTGTCTGAAGCTGGGTGCTCTGTCTCGTACCACCGCCAGCACCCAGATGAACGTCCAGAGTTCGCGCTCCCACGCCATCTTCACCATCCACCTGTGCCAAGTGCGAGTCTGCTCTCCTGATAACAAT GATAATGTAACAGATAACCGTCTCGCTAACGATTCAGAGATTGATGAGTTTGAGACCCTGACAGCCAAGTTCCACTTTGTGGACCTGGCTGGTTCTGAGAGACTGAAGAGAACTGGAGCTACGGGGGATAGGGCTAAGGAGGGCATCTCGATCAACTGTGGACTG CTTGCCCTGGGAAATGTCATCAGTGCTTTGGGAGACAGGAGTAAACGCTCCACCCACGTGCCTTACAGAGACTCCAAACTGACCCGGCTGTTACAGGACTCACTGGGTGGCAACAG TCAAACAGTGATGATCGCCTGTATCAGCCCATCTGATCGGGACTTTATGGAGACCTTGAACACCCTTAAGTATGCTAACCGGGCCAGAAACATCAAGAACAAGGTGACGGTGAACCAGGACAGAGCCAGCCAGCAGATCAGCGCCCTGCGGACAGAGATAGCACGACTacagatggagctgatggagtaCAAGACG GGAAAGCGTATGGTGGGAGAAGATGGGATGGAGGGCATCAATGATTTGGTCCACGAGAACTccatgctgcagacagagaacaacaacctgagagtgagagtgaaggCCATGCAAGAGACCATCGACGCCCAGAGAGCCAGACTCACACAAATCCTAAccgaccaggccaaccagactctGGCTAAAGCAG GTGAAGGCAATGAAGAAATTGGAAATATGATTCAGAACTACATCAAAGAAATCGAGGAGCTCAG AGCTAAACTTCTAGAGAGTGAGGCTGTAAATGAGAACCTGAGGAAGAATCTGTCCCGGGCCTCTACCCGCTCCTCGCTGTATGGCGGCCCCAGCTCCTTCTCCCCTGCTCTCCTTGCCCCTGAGAAAGATGCCATTGATGTCATTGAGATGGCCAAGAAAGACCTGGAgaaactcaagaagaaagagaaaaagaagaagaagag TGTAATCAAGGAGGAGTTCCCAGACAATGAGCACGAAAGAGGCAGTGAGGAGGCAGAGGCG GAGGGCAGTGAACATGAAGAAACTGAGGATGCtgatggagaagaggaggacTTTGACATTGCAGGAGAGTATACGTCCGATGAGTCAGACTCTGAAGAACTGGAGGAGAAAG ACAACGTCCAGGCCGACCTGGCCAACATCACCTGTGAGATCGCAATCAAGCAGAAGCTAATAGATGAGCTGGAGAACAGCCAGCGGCGACTACACACTCTCAAACAGCAGTACGAGCAAAAGCTGATGATGCTGCAGAACAAGATCAAGGACACACAGCTGGAAAGGGACAAGGTGCTGCACAATATgg GTTCTGTAGAGTCAGGTTCGGAGGAGAAAGCCAAACGTATCAAAGTGGAGTATGAGAAGAAGCTGAGCTCCATGAACAAAGAGCTACAGAAGCTCCAGTCAGCTCAGAAAGAGCATGCTCGGCTGCTGAAAAACCAGTCTCAGTATGAAAAACAGCTCAAGAAGCTCCAGCAGGACGTAACAGAAATGAAGAAGACCAAA GTGGCACTGATGCGTCAGATGAAAGACCAGCAGGAGAGAAACAGGGCTGCAGAgtgcaggagaaacagagagatcGCCACTCTGAAGAAAGACCAGCGCAGAGCTGAG CACCAACTGAAGCAGATGGAGGCTCAGAAGAAGCAACAGGAGCTGATCCTTCGCAGGAAAAATGAAGAG GTGACAGCTCTCAGGCGCCAGGTGAGACCTGTGTCTGGAAAGGTTAGCCGCAAGGTAGCTGAATCTCCTCAAGACTCATCACATAGATCAATCCCAGGAAGGCTGCAGCCCTCCAGTGCAAGCTCTTCCAATGGAGCCAG GAGTTCCCCTCGGCGAATGGGGAGTATCTACCTCAACAGGACTGCAAGGGCTAAATGGCAGTCACTGGAGAGACgagtcagtgacatcatcatgcaGAGGATGACCATCTCTAACATGGAGATGGACATGAACCGCCTACTGAAG CAACGGGAGGAGCTGACCAGGCGGAGAGAGCGAGTGTCCAGGAAGAGGGAAAAGATGGCGGTGGACGGCGCAGACGCAGACCGCTCCCTGGCCTCCTTGAACGAAGAGCTGGAGTCTGTAAGCGCCAACATAGACTACATCAACGACAGCATCGCCGACTGCCAGGCCAACATCATGCAGATGGAGGAGGCCAAG gaggaaggagacacaGTAGATGTCACTGCGGTGATCAGCTCCTGTAACTTGTCAGAGACCCGCTTCCTTCTGGACCATTTTATCAATATGGCCATCAATAAG GGTCTGCAGGCAGCTCAGAAGGACTCACAGCTGAAGGTAATGGAGGGCAGGTTGAAGCAGACGGAGATAAACAGTGCCACCCAGAACCAGCTGCTGTTCCACATGCTGAAGGAGAAAGCTGAGATCAACCCAGAACTGGACGCCCTGCTGGGCAGCGCCCTGCAAG AGTTAGGTTACCTTTCACCAG CGGAGAATggagatgacagcagcagtgacgaGTCCACCCAGAGTCCAGCCACAGAGGGCAG CACACTGGCGTCAGACTTAATGAAGTTATGTGGAGAATCCAGACAAAGAAGCAAG GCTCGAAGGCGGACCACCACCCAGATGGAGCTGCTTTACGCCAGCAGTGGGGATTTGTCCTGTGAGTCTCCCACCGGAGAGTTCTCTGCCCCTCTGCTGCCCCTCACAGAGCGCCTAGAAGGGTCGGCAGACATGCAGGGTCACGTGGCCCGTCAAAACCCTGACCTCGAGCAAACCATTTCCCCATCTGCACTGTCTGCCAGGCCAGCTGGCAT CTCAGGAGCCAGGTCACCCACAGGCACTGAAAGGAAACACCTTGAACGCTCACCGCTCAACCGCAGGAAGATGCAAGAGAAAGGGTCCACAGTGTCACATGTTCCaccccctgcacacacaccttcagctACCACACCAGAGACTAAGACTAAAACTACCGATTACAAATCAGT ATCGGATGATTCACCTGTATTTGAAGGCCACAG aggtgtgATCAACCCTGTGATGCCACCAAAGAACAGCCGGGGGACCAAGCTTCAGTGCGTTTATGTAGCCGAGGGACACACCAAACCTGTTCTCTGTGTAGATGCCACAGACGACCTGCTCTTTACTGGCTCTAAAG ACCGCACATGTAAGGTCTGGAACTTGGTGACGGGTCAGGAGATCATGTCTCTATCGGATCATCCCAGCAGTGTCGTCTCAGTCAG GTACACTTCCAGCCTCGTCTTCACTGTATCCACTGCATACATCAAAGTGTGGGACATACGAGACTGTGCTAAGTGTATCCGCACCCTCAC GTCGTCAGGCCAAGTGGGCTCTGGGGACACATGTTCCTCGGTCAGGAGTTTAACCATCCCACCCGGAGAGAGTCAGATCAACCAGATCGCTCTCAACCCTTCTGGTACCTTCCTATATGCTGCAGCTGGCAACGCTGTGCGCATGTGGGACCTCCGCAA ATTTGTGTCCACAGGGAAGTTGACCGGCCATTTGGGACCTGTCCTGAGTCTGACTGTTGATAAGTTGGGCAACGGACAGGACATTGTCCTTACTGGCTCCAAAGATCATCATGTCAAA ATGTTTGAGGTGACAGAATGTGCACAGGGCAGCGTCAGCTCCAGCCATACTTTTGACCCCTCTCATCAGGACAGTGTGGAGTCTCTGGCTATGCATGGAGACATTTTCTACAGCAGTTCCAGAGACTCTTACATTAAAAAGTGGGACCTGGCaagtaaaaaaatgttacaG TCGGTCAGTGCCCAGGCTGACTGGGTTAGCGCTCTGGGCGTCGTGCCAGGTGCCCCAGTGCTGCTCGGTGGTTGCAGAGGGGGGCTGCTGCGTCTTTGGCACACCGACTCCCTGGTAGCCCTCGGCGAGGTCCAAGGACACGACAGTCCCATCAACGGCCTGGCTACTAACAGCAGCCAACTGTTCACTGCCTCCGA TGACCGCACTGTGAAGGTTTGGGAAGCCAAAGGGTCTCTGGAGGAAGGAATTCACTGA